CGACGGGGCCGGCCGTCGTCTGACCTACCACGGCCACTGTCACCAGAAGGCGACGAAGAAGGACGGTCACGCCGCAGCCGTCCTCGAGACCGTCGGCTACGAAGTCGACGTTCTAGATTCAGGCTGTTGTGGGATGGCCGGCTCCTTCGGCTACGAGGCCGAACACTACTCGCTCAGTCGGGCCATCGGCGACGTCCTGTTCGATCAGGTCGACGCGAGCGACGGGGAGGTGGTCGTCGCTCCAGGGGCGTCCTGTCGAACGCAGCTCTCCGCACACGACGGCTGTGACGAGCCGCCACACCCCATCGAGACGGTGGCGGCGGCGCTGTCGGCCGAGTGACGGCCGATCGCTTCGACCCGGTTCGGCGAAATTTCGCCCTGGAGTCAGCGACGAACGGTGACTGGCGCCGAACTGAGCGCCAGTTCGCGACGAACTCCGCCGTTCGTTCCGTCGGCCGTACGACCGTGGTGGCTACGCCCTGAACAACCGACGTGGGAAGTCGGCCAGCGTCTCCGCGCCGGTTCCCGTCACGCGGAACGTCTCGCTGATCTCCATCCCAATTTCTTCCGTCCAGATACCGGGGATCATGTGGAAGGTCATGTCCTCTTCGAGGACGGTCTCGTCGCCCGGGCGAATGCTCGCGGTGTGCTCGCCCCAGTCCGGCGGGTAGCCGAGCCCCATCGAGTAGCCGATCCGGTCTTCCTTTTCGAGGCCGTACTGGGCGATCGTGTCGCGCCAGGCCTTCTCGACGGCCTCGCAGGTGACCCCAGGCTCGACGGCGTCGAGGGCCGCTTCGATCCCCTCGACCACAATGTCTGCGGTTCGCTCGAGTTCCGCGGGCGGGTCGCCGACGAACGTCGTCCGGGCCAGCGGTGAGTGATACCGGTGACGACACCCCGAAAGCTCGATGATGACGGGATCGCCATCCTCGAACGGGCGGTCGGTCCACGTGAGGTGTGGGGTTCCGGTGTGGTCGCCTGAGGGCATCAGCGGGACGATCGCCGGGTAGTCCCCGCCGTACGCCTCGGTGCCGGTGATCAGGGCGTCGTAAATCGCGGCCGCGGCCTCGTACTCTGGGACGCCCTCGGTGATTGCGTCGAGGCCCGCCTCCATCGCGTTCTCGGAGATGCGAGCGGCTTCGCGCATGTACTCGAGTTCCTGCTCGGACTTCTTGACCCGGACCCAGCCGACCAGCAGCGTCGCGTCCTCGAATTCGGCTTCCGGGAGGTTCTCCTGCAACCGGGTGTAGGACTTCGCGGTGAAGTACGAGGCGTCCATCTCGAGGCCGATTCGGCCGTCAGCGACCTCGAGATCCTCGAGTACGCCCGCGACGTAGTCCATCGGGTGGAGGTCGTACGGCGAGTGGACGTGGTCGTCGCTGTACGCCCGAATGCTCTCCTCGGAGAGGGTGGTCGTCGCCCGGGCGCCGTTTGCGTCCATCTCGCGGCCGACCCAGACCGGCTCGTCGCGGTCGACCGTGACGACGACAGCCTGGTGGACGTAGAACGACCAGCCATCGTAGCCGGTGAGATAGTTCATGTTAGCCGGGTCGGTGACGACGATGGCGTCGAGTTCCTCCTCTCGCAACCGTGTTTTCGCTCGCTCGACCCGACGTTCGTACTCGCGTTCGTCGAAGACATCTCGAGACATGGTAACAGGCCCTGTAGTGGTGGTCCACCAGGAATACTAAAAGTTTTTCGTGTATAATGGATACAGATACCGTTTACTTCTTCCCCCGGTCGTCGCTGCTGCCGAGTCCGACCAGTCACTCATACCCACCCTTTACCCGTTTCGCGCCCTATCTATAGCTAGATGACAGCCGCGTTCGAACTGGTCGACCTCGAGGAAGCGGACACCCCCGGTGACGAGTGGGAGGAAATCGACGTCACCGATACGGAAGCCGACCGCATCGCCCGCAAGCGCGACCGCGAGTTCGAGCAGTTCGAGGAACGCATCAAGGACGCCGACCAGTTCAAGGTCGAACAGTCGGTGTTCGACGACGCCACCTTCGCCGCGCTGTACAAACTCGTCCAGGACGGCTACGTCGAGGCCTTCGGTGGCCCCATCTCGACCGGCAAAGAGGCGAACGTCTACCACGCTCTCGGCGACGACCGGGAGGTCGCCGTGAAGATCTACCGGATCAACGCCTCGAATTTCCGCCAGATGCGAGACTACCTCGAGGGCGACCCCCGGTTCGAGGGACTGGGCGGTAAGAAGAAGGACGTCGTCCTCGCCTGGGTCCGCAAGGAGCTGGCCAACCTCGAACGTGCGCGCGCCGCCGGCGTTCGCGTTCCGGAGCCAATCGCGGCCGAACGAAACGTTCTCGTGATGGAGTACCTCGGGAACGACGAGGACGGTCGAGCGAAGCGCCTCGGCGAGGTTCACGTCGAGAACCCGCAGACGGCCTACGAGGTGATTCGGGAGTACATGCGTCGCCTCTACTCGGCCGGCCTGATCCACGGCGACCTGAGCGAGTACAACGTCATCGTCCACGAGAATCAACTCATCGTCATCGACCTCGGCCAGGCCGTCACCGTTCACCACCCCAACAGTCGGGGCTTCCTCGAACGCGACTGCCACAACGTTGCCTCGTTCTTCCGGCGACAGGGGCTCGAGGTGACCGACGACGAGGTTCTCGAGTTTGTCACCCAGCCCGAACCGGACCCGACTCGAGCCTAACACGGTGGAATTTCGACACCAGGTATAACCGTATTTTAGGAAATTATAGATAAATTGAAGACAATTCCCAATAGGATAATTTAAATACTATCAACGTACCAACGAATGTATGGTGGAACAAGGTGCACATCAGGACCGGTGTCCCGAATGTGAGGGGACTATCCGATCGACGGAGACGGAACAGATCTGTAGCCAGTGTGGACCCGTCTGTCGGGAATACGCGATCGATCCTGGACCGGAGTGGCGAGCCTACGACGACCAGGACCGATCCCGGCGCCGAACTGGCGCGCCGCTCACGCGGTCACGACACGACCGCGGTCTCTCGACCGAAATCGGCTACGGTTCGGGCACGCGTCTCACCGGCCGAAAACGTCGTCAGTTCGCCAGACTCAGGCGCGAACACAACCGCGCTCGCATCGCGACGAAAGCGGATCGAAATCGCGTCTACGGATTTACCGAGATCCGTCGCATTCGGAGTCGCCTCTCGCTACCCGTATCCGTCCGCGAACAGGCGTGTACCCTCTTCAAATCGGCCCAGTCGGAGAACCTGTTGCAGGGTCGGTCCCTCGAGGGGTTCGCCGCGGCCTCGGTCTACGCGACGTGTCGAACGCGGTCGATCGCCCGCACTATCGACGAAATCGTCGCCGTCTCCCGTGCCAGCGAAAACGAACTCAAGGCCGCCTACGACGCCCTCAACCGCGAACTCGGCCTGCCGACCGGTCCGATCGACCCATCCCAGTACCTGCCGCGGTTCGCGTCGAAACTCGACCTCGATGCCGATGTCGAGCGACACGCCCAGGAACGCGTCGACGCCCTCCTCGAACAGGGTGTGATCGGTGGCCGCAATCCGGGCGGCGTCGCCGCTGGCTGTCTGTATCACGCCTCGCTCGTTCTCGACTGTGAGACCATCACCCAGCAGGCCGCCGCCGACCTCGCCGACCACGATCCGATCGGCGGTCGAACTGGTCGACCAGGTGGAGTGAGGATTCGGAGCGATTATTTTCGCATTGATCATTTCCGCAGTGGACGACGCCGAGTGCGAGTAGCGTCTACGTCGTCCGCAAGTTGTTCGTACTCGGCTCGTAGACCTCGCCTTTCGTCTTGAGCTTCTCGATCTCGTGTTCGGCTTTCGACTGATCCATGCCGATCTCGTCCGCCCGCTCGAGGACGACATCGATCGGCGCGCCCTCGTCGTACTCCTCCTCGACGTCGCTGATGAGTTGCTTGATGTTCTTGATCCGGTCGCGCTGGGACTTTGAGGTCCCCGCCTCCACGATGTCCGCGTCGAACTCTCCGGTCTCGGGGTCGACGCCGATGTCCTGGAGACACGAGCGAACGATCTCGATCACACGCGTGGCGTCTTCCTCCTCGACCGTATCGGAGAGGCGAATCCGTGCGCTGGCTTCCGACAAGCGGACCAGGCCCTCGAGCTTTCGGGCCGTCACCGGCACCGCAGCGTCCTCGTCGGTGCCCTTCGAGCGGAGGTCGACGTAGAAGTCCCGGATCGCCTCACGGGCCTCCTGGCTCATCCGCGGGTGGCAGTTCTGCTTGGCGTAGGCGATGTACTTACGCAGCAAGTCGGCGTCGATCACCGGGTCGACCTCCTCGGTCATCGCCTCGATCTCCTCGGTGGAGACGTCGAGCTGGGGCATCTCCCGTTGCTGGGTCGTCAACTCGCCGGCGTAGTTCGTCGTCAGGATGTGTTCTGCCAGATTGCGATCTTTCTCCTCGTCTGGCTGGTCCGTGACGGTGAATATCAGGTCGAATCGCGAGATGAGCGCCGGCTCGAGGTCGATCTGCTCGCTGATGGGTTCGTAGTGGTCGAAGCGGCCGTACTTGGGGTTGGCTGCGCCGAGCAGCGAACAGCGGGATTTGAGCGTGGCGTTGATGCCCGCCTTCGAGACCGAGATTTGCTGTTGCTCGAGGGCTTCGTGCATAGCGCTGCGATCTTCCGGGCGCATTTTATCTAACTCGTCGACCGCTGCAATTCCCTGATCGGCGAGGACGAGGGCACCGGCCTCGAGGGTCCACTGTTGGCCGTCGCCAAAGTCGTCGCGAACGGCAGCAGCGGTAAGCCCTGCCGAGGACGAGCCTTTGCCCGAGGTGTAGACCGAACGGGGTGCGATGTTCTGGATGTACCCAAGCATCTGAGAGTTATGTGAGATGATCCCGTTCGAGATGTAGTTGTGTGTACCTTCGATTTCGAGGTCATAGACCCAATCCTCTTTGGGTTCTATGGATCTGATGGACGCTATTTGTGCCGTTGTGGCACAGTCTGATCCACCGTCTGCGAGCGCCGGTGTTGGCTTCGAACTACTTGAGAAATCTCGAGGTTCCGGAACTGCCGCGATCGTGTCGTCGCGTTTCAGTTCTCCCGCACGGCGTGGCGAAAACCCGCGATCGGTTGCGACAAACAACGGATGCGACGGCGTCACTTCGATTTCGCGCCCGCTCGAGGTCCGAATTCGATACAGCTGATCGGGCGCTTCACGCTTCCAGACCTTGGTGGCTCGTTGATTCGATATGGTGCCGTCATGTTGAAGCGAAGGCACTTGCAGGTCAATTTCGTCCCACCAACCGTCGTCGATGGGTTTCGGATCCTCGAGGTTCGACTCGACGAGTTCCCGAATAGGTACGTTGCGCCCGTCACTGAGCGTCACTCGAGTATCACCCGAAACACATTTCCCCGTACCAGGATCTCCGATAAGTAGCATGTGCAGGTCCCCGCGAATCCTCGAGCCGTCGGGTAACTGCTTCGTCACGCCCGAGAACAGCTGAAGCATCATCGCGAGCTTTTCCTCTTCGTAGCCGTAGATGGCCGGCGCAATGGAGCCGACCATGTCCTCGTAGACGTCCTCGCGCTGGGAAATCTCGTAGATCTGTTTCTTGTCCTCGTCGGTGATGTCCATGTCCTCGAACTGTTCCTCGTCGACCCTGACGGACATTCCCTCCATGTAGAAGTCGAAGATGGGCGACTTCTCCTGCTGGTTGCCCTGTTGCTCGAGGCGCAGGACGCCCACCGCAGAGACGTGATCGCCGGGGGTGACCTCGCCGGTGATGTCGTCCTCGATGTTGA
This region of Natronosalvus halobius genomic DNA includes:
- a CDS encoding M24 family metallopeptidase, which produces MSRDVFDEREYERRVERAKTRLREEELDAIVVTDPANMNYLTGYDGWSFYVHQAVVVTVDRDEPVWVGREMDANGARATTTLSEESIRAYSDDHVHSPYDLHPMDYVAGVLEDLEVADGRIGLEMDASYFTAKSYTRLQENLPEAEFEDATLLVGWVRVKKSEQELEYMREAARISENAMEAGLDAITEGVPEYEAAAAIYDALITGTEAYGGDYPAIVPLMPSGDHTGTPHLTWTDRPFEDGDPVIIELSGCRHRYHSPLARTTFVGDPPAELERTADIVVEGIEAALDAVEPGVTCEAVEKAWRDTIAQYGLEKEDRIGYSMGLGYPPDWGEHTASIRPGDETVLEEDMTFHMIPGIWTEEIGMEISETFRVTGTGAETLADFPRRLFRA
- the rio1 gene encoding serine/threonine-protein kinase Rio1, which produces MTAAFELVDLEEADTPGDEWEEIDVTDTEADRIARKRDREFEQFEERIKDADQFKVEQSVFDDATFAALYKLVQDGYVEAFGGPISTGKEANVYHALGDDREVAVKIYRINASNFRQMRDYLEGDPRFEGLGGKKKDVVLAWVRKELANLERARAAGVRVPEPIAAERNVLVMEYLGNDEDGRAKRLGEVHVENPQTAYEVIREYMRRLYSAGLIHGDLSEYNVIVHENQLIVIDLGQAVTVHHPNSRGFLERDCHNVASFFRRQGLEVTDDEVLEFVTQPEPDPTRA
- a CDS encoding transcription initiation factor IIB, with protein sequence MVEQGAHQDRCPECEGTIRSTETEQICSQCGPVCREYAIDPGPEWRAYDDQDRSRRRTGAPLTRSRHDRGLSTEIGYGSGTRLTGRKRRQFARLRREHNRARIATKADRNRVYGFTEIRRIRSRLSLPVSVREQACTLFKSAQSENLLQGRSLEGFAAASVYATCRTRSIARTIDEIVAVSRASENELKAAYDALNRELGLPTGPIDPSQYLPRFASKLDLDADVERHAQERVDALLEQGVIGGRNPGGVAAGCLYHASLVLDCETITQQAAADLADHDPIGGRTGRPGGVRIRSDYFRIDHFRSGRRRVRVASTSSASCSYSARRPRLSS
- a CDS encoding ATP-binding protein, yielding MAQAGNSELVDAFEQFFRNYYDNEIKQLAQRYPNEQRSLSVDWQDLYRFDPDLADDFLNQPEQLQRYAEEALRLYDLPIDVSLGQAHVRIHTLPDTESPEIREIRARHMNTLVQVRGIVRKATDVRPKIEEAAFECQLCGTLSRIPQSTGDFQEPHECQGCERQGPFRVNFDQSEFVDSQKLRIQESPEGLRGGETPQAIDVNIEDDITGEVTPGDHVSAVGVLRLEQQGNQQEKSPIFDFYMEGMSVRVDEEQFEDMDITDEDKKQIYEISQREDVYEDMVGSIAPAIYGYEEEKLAMMLQLFSGVTKQLPDGSRIRGDLHMLLIGDPGTGKCVSGDTRVTLSDGRNVPIRELVESNLEDPKPIDDGWWDEIDLQVPSLQHDGTISNQRATKVWKREAPDQLYRIRTSSGREIEVTPSHPLFVATDRGFSPRRAGELKRDDTIAAVPEPRDFSSSSKPTPALADGGSDCATTAQIASIRSIEPKEDWVYDLEIEGTHNYISNGIISHNSQMLGYIQNIAPRSVYTSGKGSSSAGLTAAAVRDDFGDGQQWTLEAGALVLADQGIAAVDELDKMRPEDRSAMHEALEQQQISVSKAGINATLKSRCSLLGAANPKYGRFDHYEPISEQIDLEPALISRFDLIFTVTDQPDEEKDRNLAEHILTTNYAGELTTQQREMPQLDVSTEEIEAMTEEVDPVIDADLLRKYIAYAKQNCHPRMSQEAREAIRDFYVDLRSKGTDEDAAVPVTARKLEGLVRLSEASARIRLSDTVEEEDATRVIEIVRSCLQDIGVDPETGEFDADIVEAGTSKSQRDRIKNIKQLISDVEEEYDEGAPIDVVLERADEIGMDQSKAEHEIEKLKTKGEVYEPSTNNLRTT